In the Sandaracinus amylolyticus genome, GCTGCGCCCACCGACCCGGCGGAACACGCTGCGCTCGAGCGCGCCCAGGAGCACCGGCTGCAGCTCGCGCGGGAGCTCGCCGACCTCGTCGAGGAAGAGCGTGCCTCCGTGCGCTTGCTCGAGCGCGCCCACGTGCTGGCGATCCGCGCCGGTGAACGCGCCACGCTCGTGCCCGAAGAGCTCGCTCGCGACGAGCGTCGGCGTGAGCGCGCCGCAGTCGACCACGACGAAGGGCTTGTCCGCGCGCGGACCGCCCTCGTGGATCGCACGCGCCACCGCTTCCTTGCCGGTGCCCGACTCGCCGACGAGCAACACCGGCGCTTCGCTCGCGGAGGCGCGCCGGGTCCACGCCATCACGCGGCGCATCTGCGGCGATCGACCGCGCAGCGGGCCGAGCGTGTCGCCCGCGTGGATCTCGACGTCGAGCTCGGCGCCCTCGGTGATGCGCACGTGGGTGCGACCGAGCTGCAGCACCGTGCCCGGCTTCACGATCGCCTGACCGAGCCGCGCGCCGCCGACCCACGTGCCGTTCGTCGAGCGCTGATCGACGACGAGGATCCCCTCGTCGGTGCGCCGCACGAGCGCATGGAACCGGCTCACCGTGTCGTCGCCGAGGACGAGATCGTTCCCCTGCGCCGTGCCCAACGTGAAGCGCTCGTCGTGCGTGCGCGTCGTGCGGCCCTGATCGGGGCCTTCGA is a window encoding:
- a CDS encoding sigma 54-interacting transcriptional regulator; amino-acid sequence: MTVTRRFGGGGPTLAVTTLRADVLEGPDQGRTTRTHDERFTLGTAQGNDLVLGDDTVSRFHALVRRTDEGILVVDQRSTNGTWVGGARLGQAIVKPGTVLQLGRTHVRITEGAELDVEIHAGDTLGPLRGRSPQMRRVMAWTRRASASEAPVLLVGESGTGKEAVARAIHEGGPRADKPFVVVDCGALTPTLVASELFGHERGAFTGADRQHVGALEQAHGGTLFLDEVGELPRELQPVLLGALERSVFRRVGGRSDVHVDVRVIAATNRDLRAEINAGAFRLDLFYRLAVLQLELPPLRDRKDDIPLLLEHFLGELGYRGEIARLFPDDAMRALLDHRWPGNARELRNVAQATLALGLESFLDGAPRALDRDGPARDQAASDPTTMPIAPLLAMPYKEARQQALGAFEERYLAHLLERSGGNVSQAARDAGLDRSYLFSLLRRSGLR